The following proteins are co-located in the Gordonia polyisoprenivorans genome:
- a CDS encoding SRPBCC family protein, producing the protein MRSRHVSHVIAAAPEHVYEFASDPGNLALWASGLAQAPVTRRGDDLVVESPMGTVTVRFVPHNEFGVIDHDVTLPSGSTVTNPVRVLAHPDGSEVVFILRQLDLTDEEFDRDAATVAADLARLADLVEQSGPKSG; encoded by the coding sequence ATGCGTAGTCGCCACGTGAGTCACGTCATCGCCGCCGCGCCGGAGCACGTCTACGAGTTCGCGTCGGACCCGGGCAACCTGGCGCTCTGGGCGTCGGGGCTGGCGCAGGCACCGGTCACGCGCCGTGGCGACGACCTCGTCGTCGAATCCCCGATGGGCACCGTCACCGTTCGCTTTGTCCCGCACAACGAGTTCGGCGTCATCGACCACGACGTGACCCTTCCGTCGGGGTCGACGGTCACCAATCCGGTGCGGGTGCTGGCCCACCCCGACGGCTCGGAAGTGGTCTTCATCCTGCGCCAACTCGACCTCACCGACGAGGAGTTCGACCGTGACGCGGCGACGGTCGCGGCCGATCTTGCCCGCCTCGCCGACCTGGTGGAACAAAGCGGACCCAAGTCCGGTTAA
- a CDS encoding LLM class flavin-dependent oxidoreductase, whose amino-acid sequence MSKKIGFLSFGHWSPSAGSQTRSAADTLLQSIDLAVAAEDLGADGAYFRVHHFARQLGSPFPLLAAIGAKTETIEIGTGVIDMRYENPMYMAEDAGAADLISGGRLQLGISRGSPEQVIEGYKYFGYVPADGETDADMARSHTDVFLQVIEGARFAEPNPSPMFPNPPGPLGIEPQSPGLRDRIWWGAGTRATAEWTAEKGMNLMSSTLLTEDTGVPFHQLQAEQIQRFRDAWKLAGHEREPRVSVSRSIFPLVNDMDRAYFGRDRHSSDQVGHIDGGIARFGKSYAEEPDKLIEQLRDDEAIAAADTLLLTVPNQLGVDYNAHVIEAILKDVAPALGWR is encoded by the coding sequence ATGAGCAAGAAGATTGGCTTCCTCTCCTTCGGACACTGGTCCCCGTCGGCCGGCTCGCAGACCCGCTCGGCCGCGGACACTCTGCTGCAATCCATCGACCTCGCGGTCGCGGCCGAAGACCTCGGCGCGGACGGCGCCTACTTCCGCGTGCACCACTTCGCGCGGCAGCTCGGTTCGCCGTTTCCGCTGCTCGCCGCGATCGGCGCGAAGACCGAGACCATCGAGATCGGCACCGGCGTCATCGACATGCGGTACGAGAATCCGATGTACATGGCCGAGGACGCCGGCGCGGCCGATCTGATCTCCGGCGGACGACTCCAGCTCGGCATCAGCCGGGGGTCCCCCGAGCAGGTGATCGAGGGTTACAAGTACTTCGGCTATGTTCCCGCAGACGGCGAGACCGACGCCGACATGGCGCGCTCGCACACCGACGTGTTCCTCCAGGTCATCGAGGGTGCGCGCTTCGCCGAGCCGAATCCGTCGCCGATGTTCCCCAACCCGCCGGGACCGCTGGGCATCGAACCCCAGTCACCGGGCCTGCGTGATCGCATCTGGTGGGGTGCGGGGACTCGCGCGACAGCCGAGTGGACCGCGGAGAAGGGCATGAACCTGATGTCGTCGACGCTGCTCACCGAGGACACCGGTGTGCCGTTCCACCAACTCCAAGCCGAACAGATCCAGCGGTTCCGCGACGCCTGGAAGCTCGCCGGACACGAGCGTGAGCCACGAGTATCGGTGAGCCGCAGTATCTTCCCGTTGGTCAACGACATGGACCGGGCCTACTTCGGCCGGGACCGGCACAGCTCCGACCAGGTCGGTCACATCGACGGCGGTATCGCACGGTTCGGCAAGTCCTACGCCGAAGAACCCGACAAGCTCATCGAGCAGCTCCGGGATGACGAGGCCATCGCCGCCGCCGACACCCTGCTGCTGACCGTGCCCAACCAGCTCGGCGTCGACTACAACGCGCACGTCATCGAGGCGATCCTGAAGGACGTGGCACCTGCGCTCGGGTGGCGGTAG
- a CDS encoding EamA family transporter, which yields MTTRDRLLGLTVVVLWGLNFIAIRVGLDHFPPFFFAALRFAVMAVPVVLFVKFPRVQMRWFLLYAVGFGFGQFAFLFLAMNLGMPTGLASLVLQTSAPFTVLLGVFFLRERLVPAQILGIAIAVAGIVVIGVDRAGHSSIGVGIIVPMVLTVLAGLSWAFGNIGSRLAQPDDALRMTLWMSVVPPIPFLALSFATEGPRADLTSLTTLGSSSGLIALVGLAYVVLLGTIAGSGLWTMLMKRYEASRVAPLSLLVPVVGISAAWLLLGEVPSGIEIAGAALVIAGCAAGVLAAPRSRVRAGAGETSVRARRAPRRASPRPLVGQRD from the coding sequence ATGACCACCCGCGATCGCCTGCTCGGCCTCACCGTCGTCGTCCTCTGGGGCCTCAACTTCATCGCGATCCGCGTTGGTCTCGACCACTTCCCGCCGTTCTTCTTCGCGGCTCTGCGGTTCGCGGTGATGGCCGTCCCGGTGGTGCTGTTCGTGAAGTTCCCTCGCGTGCAGATGCGATGGTTCCTGCTGTACGCAGTGGGCTTCGGGTTCGGGCAGTTCGCATTCCTGTTCCTCGCCATGAACCTCGGGATGCCCACCGGGCTGGCCTCGTTGGTCCTGCAGACCTCGGCGCCGTTCACCGTGCTGCTGGGCGTGTTCTTCCTTCGCGAGCGGTTGGTGCCCGCGCAGATCCTCGGCATCGCGATCGCCGTCGCCGGGATCGTGGTCATCGGCGTCGACCGCGCCGGGCATTCGTCGATCGGTGTGGGCATCATCGTCCCTATGGTGCTGACCGTGCTGGCCGGCCTGTCCTGGGCGTTCGGCAACATCGGCAGCCGCCTGGCCCAACCCGACGACGCCCTGCGGATGACGCTGTGGATGTCGGTGGTACCGCCGATCCCGTTCCTGGCGTTGAGCTTTGCCACCGAAGGCCCTCGCGCCGACCTGACATCGTTGACAACGTTGGGTTCGTCGTCCGGGCTGATCGCGCTGGTCGGCCTGGCCTACGTGGTGCTGCTGGGCACGATCGCCGGGTCCGGACTCTGGACGATGCTGATGAAGCGGTACGAGGCCAGCCGGGTGGCGCCGCTGTCGTTGCTGGTACCCGTGGTCGGGATCAGCGCGGCCTGGCTACTGCTCGGCGAGGTGCCGAGCGGTATCGAGATCGCCGGTGCCGCTCTGGTCATCGCCGGATGCGCCGCCGGGGTGCTGGCCGCGCCACGGTCGAGGGTGCGGGCCGGTGCGGGTGAAACCTCTGTCAGAGCACGCCGCGCACCACGTCGTGCATCCCCGAGACCGCTTGTCGGGCAGCGGGACTGA
- a CDS encoding alpha/beta hydrolase codes for MSRATTLTIPLPFRAVRSVMRLGGHLPPGALGVVSRICPVNSDGEHIAPEMLVAGVATRLMPGGDMSGATVERARHNLEVNSAISAERTPPLAVVEDLLIDGPGGDLPATRYRAEVSSTGLVLFFHGGGFSLGSRATHDAYCRRLALDTGADVLSVEYRLAPEHPFPAAVDDALAAWRFAVSAAPRWGVDTDRLIVAGDSAGGNLAAVLSQLVRGEEVTPRLQLLLYPVTDMTRSGGSRQEFATGYFLTAERIEWFTERYIPAGVPRSDPRISPLLADDLTGLPPAHVVVAGFDPLRDEGIAYADALSGAGVRTSLQRESGMIHGFVNMLGFSPAARQAVSGMHDVVRGVL; via the coding sequence GTGAGTAGGGCCACAACGCTGACGATTCCGCTTCCGTTCCGCGCCGTCCGTTCGGTGATGCGTCTCGGCGGACACCTGCCGCCGGGTGCGCTGGGCGTCGTCTCCCGGATCTGCCCGGTGAACTCCGACGGCGAGCACATCGCCCCGGAGATGTTGGTCGCCGGCGTCGCCACGCGACTCATGCCCGGTGGCGACATGAGCGGCGCGACCGTCGAGCGCGCCCGCCACAACCTCGAGGTGAACTCGGCGATCTCCGCCGAGCGGACCCCGCCCCTGGCGGTCGTCGAGGATCTGCTGATCGACGGGCCGGGCGGCGACCTGCCGGCCACCCGATACCGCGCCGAGGTCTCCTCGACGGGGCTGGTGCTGTTCTTCCACGGTGGCGGGTTCTCGCTGGGCAGTCGGGCCACCCACGACGCCTACTGTCGGCGGCTGGCCCTCGACACCGGTGCCGACGTCCTGTCCGTCGAGTACCGGCTCGCCCCCGAGCATCCGTTCCCGGCGGCCGTCGACGACGCCCTGGCCGCGTGGCGCTTCGCGGTGAGTGCGGCCCCGCGCTGGGGTGTCGACACCGATCGCCTCATCGTCGCCGGCGACAGCGCAGGCGGGAATCTCGCCGCGGTGCTGTCCCAACTCGTGCGCGGCGAGGAGGTGACTCCGCGTCTGCAGCTGCTGCTGTATCCGGTCACCGACATGACGCGATCCGGCGGTTCGCGGCAGGAGTTCGCCACCGGCTACTTCCTCACCGCCGAGCGCATCGAGTGGTTCACCGAGCGCTACATCCCGGCCGGCGTGCCGCGCAGTGATCCGCGGATCTCCCCGCTGCTCGCCGACGACCTCACCGGACTGCCGCCCGCCCACGTGGTGGTCGCCGGCTTCGATCCGTTGCGCGACGAGGGCATCGCCTACGCCGACGCCCTCTCCGGTGCCGGCGTACGCACCTCGCTGCAACGCGAATCGGGCATGATCCACGGCTTCGTCAACATGCTCGGCTTCAGTCCCGCTGCCCGACAAGCGGTCTCGGGGATGCACGACGTGGTGCGCGGCGTGCTCTGA
- a CDS encoding Mur ligase family protein, which yields MSDRVPLRTSLALAAAASARWASRTAGRGKGSMIGGLVAEKIDPQIMARLAAGKRTALITGTNGKSTTTRMTAAALAELGEVATQADGANMDAGIIATLSLQRSAPICALEVDELHVPHVADATDPEVVVMLNLSRDQLDRVGEINMIERALRAGVGRHPDTIVVANCDDVLVTSAAFDAPKVVWVAAGSSWVGDSVSCPRTGEPIARATADSGSGPSIPPGGIDWYSTGDENFRRPSPDWWVDDDNIYGPDGFVAPMALAVPGRANRGNAAQAVAAAVAMGADPAKAVAAVQTVGEVAGRYGIHQVGNHSVRTLLAKNPAGWQEALSMIDHDADGLVIAVNGQVPDGEDLSWLWDVRFEAFETMAVVAAGERAADLSVRLLYAGAEHTTIPDPMKAIASCPPGRVEVLANYTAFRDLGTAMERVREERK from the coding sequence ATGTCCGACCGAGTTCCGCTGCGCACCTCGCTGGCCCTGGCCGCCGCCGCGTCCGCCCGCTGGGCCTCCCGTACCGCCGGACGCGGGAAGGGCTCGATGATCGGCGGGCTGGTCGCCGAGAAGATCGACCCGCAGATCATGGCCCGCCTCGCGGCCGGCAAGCGTACGGCGCTGATCACCGGCACCAACGGCAAGTCGACGACGACGCGGATGACCGCGGCGGCGCTCGCCGAACTCGGCGAGGTCGCCACCCAGGCCGACGGCGCCAACATGGACGCCGGCATCATCGCCACGCTCAGCCTGCAACGTTCGGCGCCGATCTGCGCACTCGAGGTCGACGAATTACACGTCCCGCACGTCGCCGACGCCACCGATCCCGAGGTGGTGGTGATGCTGAATCTCTCGCGCGATCAACTCGACCGGGTGGGCGAGATCAACATGATCGAACGCGCCCTGCGCGCCGGCGTCGGCCGCCACCCCGACACGATCGTCGTCGCCAACTGCGACGACGTCCTGGTCACCTCCGCTGCCTTCGATGCGCCGAAGGTGGTGTGGGTGGCGGCCGGGTCGAGCTGGGTCGGGGATTCGGTGAGCTGTCCGCGCACCGGCGAACCCATCGCGCGTGCGACCGCCGACTCCGGCAGCGGACCGTCGATACCACCCGGCGGTATCGACTGGTATTCGACCGGTGACGAGAACTTCCGGCGCCCCAGCCCGGACTGGTGGGTCGACGACGACAACATCTACGGCCCCGATGGCTTCGTCGCGCCGATGGCTCTCGCCGTGCCGGGCCGCGCCAACCGCGGCAATGCTGCGCAGGCCGTGGCCGCGGCCGTCGCGATGGGCGCCGACCCGGCCAAGGCGGTGGCGGCGGTGCAGACCGTCGGCGAGGTTGCCGGACGCTACGGCATCCATCAGGTCGGCAACCACTCGGTGCGCACACTGCTGGCCAAGAATCCGGCCGGCTGGCAGGAAGCGTTGTCGATGATCGACCACGATGCCGACGGACTGGTCATCGCCGTTAACGGGCAGGTCCCCGACGGTGAGGATCTCTCCTGGCTGTGGGACGTGCGGTTCGAGGCGTTCGAGACGATGGCGGTGGTCGCCGCAGGCGAACGCGCCGCCGACCTGTCGGTGCGGTTGCTCTACGCGGGCGCCGAACACACCACCATCCCCGACCCGATGAAGGCCATCGCATCATGTCCGCCGGGACGCGTCGAGGTCCTGGCGAACTACACCGCCTTCCGCGATCTCGGCACCGCGATGGAACGCGTACGGGAGGAACGCAAATGA
- a CDS encoding type 1 glutamine amidotransferase produces MSDSTLRIGLVLPDVMGTYGDGGNALVLRQRARMRGIDAEIISITLDDEVPDSLDVYTLGGAEDYAQRLATRHLTRYPGLQRAAAAGRPVLAICAAIQVLGHWYETSAGERVDGISLFNLTTAPQQTRSIGELVTDPVLPGLTQPLSGFENHRGGSTLGDDATPLGRVRHGVGNGVGDGTEGVVAGSVIGTYLHGPALARNPELADFLLARAIGTDSLAPLDLPEVDRLRSERLAAARR; encoded by the coding sequence ATGAGCGACTCGACGCTGCGTATAGGGCTGGTGCTCCCCGACGTGATGGGCACCTACGGTGACGGCGGGAACGCCCTGGTGCTGCGGCAGCGGGCCCGGATGCGGGGCATCGACGCCGAGATCATCTCGATCACCCTCGACGACGAGGTCCCCGACTCACTCGACGTCTACACCCTCGGTGGCGCCGAGGATTACGCGCAGCGGCTGGCCACCCGGCACCTCACCCGCTATCCGGGGCTGCAGCGTGCGGCGGCCGCGGGCCGTCCGGTGCTGGCGATCTGCGCGGCCATCCAGGTCCTCGGCCACTGGTACGAGACGTCGGCGGGCGAACGCGTGGACGGCATCTCGCTGTTCAACCTCACCACCGCACCGCAACAGACCCGCAGCATCGGCGAGCTCGTCACCGACCCGGTGCTGCCCGGACTCACCCAGCCGTTGTCGGGATTCGAAAACCATAGGGGCGGAAGTACTCTCGGGGACGATGCCACCCCGCTCGGGCGGGTGCGTCACGGCGTCGGCAACGGCGTGGGCGACGGCACCGAGGGTGTGGTCGCCGGCTCGGTGATCGGCACCTACCTGCACGGCCCGGCGCTGGCCCGCAACCCGGAGCTAGCCGATTTTCTCCTCGCCCGGGCGATCGGGACCGATTCGCTTGCGCCGCTGGACCTCCCAGAGGTTGACCGGCTGCGCTCCGAGCGACTCGCCGCCGCCCGACGCTGA
- a CDS encoding GNAT family N-acetyltransferase has translation MTTISPCSADDHDDWLPLWDGYLRFYETDLDPEITAITFRRIVSGDGIHGAIARNDQRRAIGLVHWLAHPSTWSRTGYCYLEDLFVAPDSRGSGVGRALIDHVCEAARDAGLTKVYWLTQQQNATARRLYDAVATDTGFVHYEIDLDTH, from the coding sequence ATGACCACGATCTCGCCCTGCAGCGCCGACGATCACGACGACTGGCTGCCGCTCTGGGACGGTTATCTGCGCTTCTACGAGACCGACCTCGATCCCGAGATCACCGCAATCACGTTCCGGCGCATCGTCTCCGGTGACGGTATCCACGGTGCGATCGCACGCAACGACCAGCGGCGCGCCATCGGTCTGGTCCACTGGCTCGCCCATCCGTCGACCTGGAGCCGCACCGGCTACTGCTATCTCGAGGATCTGTTCGTCGCCCCCGACAGTCGCGGGTCCGGCGTCGGGCGTGCCCTGATCGACCACGTCTGCGAGGCGGCACGCGACGCCGGACTCACCAAGGTCTACTGGCTGACCCAACAGCAGAATGCCACTGCGCGAAGACTTTACGACGCCGTCGCCACCGACACCGGATTCGTGCACTACGAGATCGATCTCGACACCCACTGA
- a CDS encoding uracil-DNA glycosylase: MARRRSRYRDLADLDAALIDCRACPRLVAWREKVAREKRAAFADWDYWGRPVPGFGPVDSRMLILGLAPAAHGANRTGRMFTGDQSGDVLFRALYDIGLASQPTVVSADDGMELFGVRMTAPVHCAPPQNKPTTTERDRCAHWLRAELDLLAPTVRSVMVLGGFGWQVGLRTFEELGWQIDRPRPKFGHGARTVIRRDDGAELTVFASYHVSQHNTFTGRLTPAMLRAVIVEAARHAGLPARDRTLG, from the coding sequence ATGGCCCGACGACGATCCCGATACCGTGATCTCGCCGATCTCGATGCCGCGCTGATCGACTGCCGCGCCTGCCCTCGTCTGGTGGCGTGGCGCGAGAAGGTGGCGCGGGAGAAACGTGCCGCCTTCGCCGACTGGGACTATTGGGGACGGCCCGTCCCGGGGTTCGGGCCCGTCGACTCCCGCATGCTCATCCTCGGGCTCGCGCCGGCCGCGCACGGCGCCAATCGCACCGGCCGCATGTTCACCGGCGACCAGAGTGGTGACGTGCTGTTCCGCGCGCTCTACGACATCGGACTCGCCTCGCAACCGACCGTCGTCTCCGCCGATGACGGGATGGAGTTGTTCGGGGTGCGCATGACTGCCCCGGTGCATTGCGCTCCGCCGCAGAACAAGCCGACCACCACCGAGCGCGACCGGTGCGCCCACTGGTTACGCGCCGAGCTGGACCTCCTGGCGCCCACGGTGCGCTCGGTGATGGTGCTCGGCGGCTTCGGATGGCAGGTGGGTTTGCGGACGTTCGAGGAACTCGGCTGGCAGATCGACCGTCCCCGACCGAAATTCGGTCACGGCGCGCGTACGGTCATCCGACGTGACGACGGCGCCGAGCTGACGGTCTTCGCCAGCTATCACGTCAGCCAGCACAACACCTTCACCGGGCGGCTCACCCCGGCGATGCTGCGGGCGGTGATCGTCGAGGCCGCCCGGCACGCCGGATTACCCGCGCGCGACCGCACTCTCGGGTGA
- a CDS encoding uridine kinase family protein, with the protein MTAPTLSTDLDARLDDLAAEMISGIVAIDGPSGAGKSTVADALVARLRARGTGVVLVRTDDFATWDNPVAWWPELETDVLHAFVRRHDYRYRPREWVDGVPQLGGRVWVRWEPLLVIEGVSSARRRIADRLSHALWLDGGDADARLERAVARDGESSRPLLQRWQQFERGWFAVDRTRERCKVLD; encoded by the coding sequence ATGACGGCGCCCACCCTGTCCACCGATCTCGACGCCCGGCTCGACGACCTTGCCGCGGAGATGATCTCCGGGATCGTCGCCATCGACGGCCCGTCCGGCGCGGGCAAGTCGACCGTCGCCGACGCCCTCGTCGCCCGCTTACGGGCCCGCGGCACCGGGGTGGTACTCGTCCGCACCGACGACTTCGCCACGTGGGACAACCCGGTCGCGTGGTGGCCGGAGCTGGAAACCGATGTGCTGCATGCCTTTGTGCGTCGGCACGATTACCGCTATCGGCCACGGGAGTGGGTCGACGGTGTGCCGCAGCTCGGTGGCCGGGTGTGGGTGCGGTGGGAGCCGCTACTGGTGATCGAGGGGGTGTCGTCGGCGCGGCGTCGTATCGCCGACCGGCTCAGCCACGCGCTGTGGCTCGACGGCGGTGACGCCGACGCGCGGCTCGAACGCGCCGTCGCCCGCGACGGTGAATCCTCGCGCCCCCTGCTGCAACGATGGCAGCAGTTCGAGCGCGGCTGGTTTGCCGTCGATCGCACCCGCGAACGATGCAAGGTCCTCGACTGA
- the recR gene encoding recombination mediator RecR, which yields MYEGPIQDLIDELAKQPGLGPKGAQRIAFALLAGEKKEIDRLVAALIQVRDNVTFCAECGNVSANNLCRICSDARRDATKICVVEEPKDVHAIERTKEFHGRYHVLGGALDPLSGIGPDQLRIRELLRRLATTDDGTEVTEIIVATDPNTEGEATATYLLRMLKDFPGLSVTRLASGLPMGGDLEFADELTLGRALSGRRILA from the coding sequence ATGTACGAGGGCCCCATCCAGGATCTGATCGACGAGCTCGCCAAACAACCCGGGCTCGGCCCGAAGGGTGCCCAGCGCATCGCGTTCGCGCTGCTGGCCGGCGAGAAGAAGGAGATCGATCGACTTGTCGCGGCCCTCATCCAGGTCCGCGACAACGTCACCTTCTGCGCCGAGTGCGGCAACGTCTCGGCCAACAATCTCTGCCGGATCTGCTCGGATGCCCGACGTGACGCGACCAAGATCTGCGTCGTCGAGGAGCCCAAAGACGTCCACGCGATCGAGCGCACCAAGGAGTTCCACGGCCGCTACCACGTGCTCGGCGGCGCGCTCGACCCGCTGTCGGGGATCGGCCCCGACCAGTTGCGTATCCGCGAGTTGCTGCGACGGCTGGCCACCACCGACGACGGCACCGAGGTCACCGAGATCATCGTGGCCACCGACCCCAACACCGAGGGCGAGGCCACCGCGACGTACCTGCTGCGGATGCTCAAGGACTTCCCGGGGCTGTCGGTGACGCGTCTGGCGTCGGGGCTGCCGATGGGCGGCGACCTGGAGTTCGCCGACGAACTCACCCTCGGCCGTGCGCTGTCGGGCCGCCGCATCTTGGCATGA
- a CDS encoding YbaB/EbfC family nucleoid-associated protein, with the protein MNQPFDPSALFGGGAGGDNPMAGLLQQAQQMQAKLLEAQNEIAATEVTGTAGNGLVTVTGNGTGEITAVTIDPKVVDPDDVETLQDLLLGALADLSNKREELAGEKMGPLAGGLGGGLPGLG; encoded by the coding sequence GTGAATCAACCTTTCGATCCCAGCGCACTCTTCGGCGGCGGAGCCGGCGGCGACAACCCGATGGCCGGGTTGCTGCAGCAGGCCCAGCAGATGCAGGCCAAGCTGCTCGAAGCACAGAACGAGATCGCGGCGACCGAGGTCACCGGCACCGCGGGCAACGGTCTGGTGACCGTGACCGGCAACGGGACCGGTGAGATCACCGCGGTCACCATCGACCCCAAGGTCGTCGACCCCGACGACGTCGAGACCCTGCAGGATCTGCTGCTCGGCGCACTCGCCGACCTCTCGAACAAGCGCGAGGAACTCGCCGGCGAGAAGATGGGACCGCTCGCCGGAGGCCTCGGCGGCGGACTACCCGGCCTGGGCTGA
- a CDS encoding pseudouridine synthase — protein MGRRTGKQRGRARPSPLPPRDGVDATRVVLRSGPESTVGECLRATPSLQELTDADLADRAQRGEIVDADGRPLTLEQPACVNTSVYLYRDLPDEITIPFDLPILYRDENIVVVDKPHFLATMPRGQHVTQTALVRLRRALGTDLVAPAHRLDRLTAGVLLFTLRPEVRSAYQNLFAQRRAEKEYRALAPAAGVADTRVVRNRIEKTAGDLRARVVDGPVNAISEITEIEQTASGSVYRLVPHTGRTHQLRLHMALLDVPIVGDPLYPEVRPDVAGRPEHGDFSEPLRLVAHSLSFVDPLTGQHRRFDTRHTLSDGHH, from the coding sequence GTGGGTCGCCGGACCGGGAAACAGCGCGGTCGCGCACGGCCGTCACCGCTGCCGCCGCGCGACGGTGTCGACGCCACCCGGGTCGTGTTGCGGTCGGGGCCGGAGTCGACCGTCGGGGAGTGTCTGCGGGCCACGCCGTCGTTGCAGGAGCTGACCGACGCCGACCTCGCCGATCGCGCGCAGCGGGGAGAGATCGTCGACGCCGACGGTCGGCCGCTGACGCTCGAGCAGCCCGCGTGTGTCAACACGTCGGTCTACCTCTACCGCGACCTGCCCGACGAGATCACGATTCCCTTCGATCTGCCGATCCTGTACCGCGACGAGAACATCGTCGTCGTCGACAAACCGCACTTCCTCGCGACGATGCCGCGCGGACAGCACGTCACCCAGACCGCGCTGGTGCGGTTGCGCCGCGCGCTCGGCACCGACCTCGTCGCCCCCGCGCATCGGCTCGACCGCCTCACCGCAGGGGTGCTGCTGTTCACGCTGCGACCCGAGGTGCGTTCGGCCTACCAGAATCTGTTCGCGCAGCGCAGGGCGGAAAAGGAGTATCGGGCGCTCGCCCCGGCAGCGGGGGTCGCCGACACGCGGGTGGTCCGCAATCGGATCGAGAAAACTGCCGGTGACCTGCGGGCACGCGTCGTCGACGGCCCGGTGAACGCGATCAGTGAGATCACCGAGATCGAGCAGACCGCGAGCGGGTCGGTATATCGGCTGGTCCCGCATACCGGCCGCACCCATCAACTGCGCCTGCACATGGCGCTGCTCGACGTGCCGATCGTCGGCGACCCGCTCTACCCCGAGGTCCGGCCCGACGTGGCCGGGCGCCCCGAGCACGGGGACTTCTCCGAGCCACTGCGACTCGTCGCGCACAGCCTGTCGTTCGTCGATCCGTTGACCGGGCAGCACCGTCGATTCGACACCCGGCACACCCTCAGCGACGGTCACCACTGA
- a CDS encoding SRPBCC family protein: MGQISASQTTEVAASPDAVIGALADYADTRPAILPEQYRDYQVISGGNGDGTVVHWILQATSKRQRDVKATVSVTPGAGSAASGPNAAATITEKDENSSMVTTYQVSPSGSGSKVTTTTTWNSNASGIGGFFEKTFAPKGLARIQAALLANLKTRLEK, from the coding sequence GTGGGTCAGATTTCCGCCAGTCAAACGACAGAGGTGGCCGCGTCCCCGGATGCCGTGATCGGCGCGCTCGCCGACTACGCCGACACCCGCCCGGCGATCCTGCCCGAGCAGTACCGCGACTACCAGGTGATCAGCGGTGGCAACGGCGACGGCACCGTCGTGCACTGGATTCTGCAGGCGACCTCCAAGCGTCAGCGTGACGTCAAGGCCACCGTCTCCGTGACACCCGGCGCCGGGAGCGCAGCGAGCGGGCCGAACGCCGCAGCCACGATCACCGAGAAAGACGAGAACTCGTCGATGGTGACCACTTATCAGGTCTCGCCGTCCGGCTCGGGCAGCAAGGTCACCACCACGACCACCTGGAACAGCAACGCCAGCGGCATCGGCGGCTTCTTCGAGAAGACCTTCGCGCCCAAGGGACTCGCCCGCATCCAGGCCGCCCTGCTCGCGAATCTCAAGACGCGGCTGGAGAAGTAG